The nucleotide sequence ATTTTGGAAAGTCAAATGTAACACCTTCTCCCTCTAACCATTCATTTGGTAAATCAGGTCTGAGTATCAATGTTCGCCCAAGACCAATGGAGTCCGCTGCATTTATAGATAAGGCATCTATTACTTGCTCCCGCTTTTTAAAGCCCCCCGTCACCACTAAAGGAATATTTGTTAATCCTTTAGCCTTTACTGAAAAATCAATGAAGTACGGGCCGTTTGAAGCGCTGTCAGAGCTGGATTTTGCCCCAGGAAAATATGATCCGCCACTTATCTCAATCAAATCAATAGAGGTTGTGTTGAGAAGGGAAATGACCTCTAGTGCGTCCTCTTGAGTTAAACCACCTTCGAGCTGATCTGAGCAATTTATTTTTATACCAATAGGGAAAGTACCTCCAACAGTACTTCTCACTTCCGCAATTACTTCAATAATAATGCGGGAACGGTTTTCTACCGACCCTCCATATAGATCCGTTCGATGATTAAAGAGTGGTGATAAAAACTGACTTAGTAGAAACCCGTGGCCTGCATGAATCTGCACGCCAGTAAATCCTGCTTGTTTCGCAATTGCTGCGGATTTAGCAAACTGATGTGGTAATAAGGCTATGTCTTGCTCAGACATCCCCTCACACTCGAAATCTCCAATACAAAGAGCTGATGGCCCTTTGGGTTTACTCAACGGTTGATACGCCAATCCACCTGCATGCCCAAGTTGGGGCCAGATATGTGCGTTATTAATTGCAGCACGTGAGGTCAATGCTTGTAGCTCTTTAATATCAGACTGTTCGGATAATACGAGATTTCCTGGATTTTCTAGAAATAGTGCGTCAATTTGAACCTCTCCAACGACCGATAA is from Vibrio cortegadensis and encodes:
- a CDS encoding NADH:flavin oxidoreductase/NADH oxidase family protein; protein product: MTQPLHTENLLNRPLELPCGAIIKNRLMKSAMSDSLADGEGNPTQAQSRLYERWAEGGIGLSVVGEVQIDALFLENPGNLVLSEQSDIKELQALTSRAAINNAHIWPQLGHAGGLAYQPLSKPKGPSALCIGDFECEGMSEQDIALLPHQFAKSAAIAKQAGFTGVQIHAGHGFLLSQFLSPLFNHRTDLYGGSVENRSRIIIEVIAEVRSTVGGTFPIGIKINCSDQLEGGLTQEDALEVISLLNTTSIDLIEISGGSYFPGAKSSSDSASNGPYFIDFSVKAKGLTNIPLVVTGGFKKREQVIDALSINAADSIGLGRTLILRPDLPNEWLEGEGVTFDFPKFKSPPQGGVTAWYTMLLTAISHDNEKEFNLELLPAIQSYENRDKARITKWQAKYQM